The Cyprinus carpio isolate SPL01 chromosome B22, ASM1834038v1, whole genome shotgun sequence genome contains the following window.
GCAAAAGCTCAGCTCAATAAGACCTAAGATTAATCGGTTCCAAAGAGAAATTCAAAGTCTAttctaattgaaagaaaacaagtttacAAAAAGATTGGATCCAAGATTtggatttacaagcaatttttaaaagactAGTTGTTTTTTTACCGGGAAAACCAAATTAGGTAAAATATTCTCAGAGCACAGAGCAAGGGTTAAGGACAAATAGTTACATTAGTTCCAAATTAGGTGCTGATTGTTacattattcttatttatataaaactctaCTTTTATGAGCCTTCAAAACTGGAAAATCTTTGAAATTAATGCTGCATACTGTTACCCTGTGAAAAGTATCGTAACAAAGGGTTTTTATTGActttaactttttgtttgtttgttttttggttattttactgTTGATGGAACATGTTGCCATTAACCCTGATCTTGTCAGTTGTGCAGATATTCCTGTTATGCACATTGCATTTATGTTACATTGGTGTCAATTTTACATGTTTTGATCAATGATAAGGAACAAAgtaacatttttgaacattttcttcTATATAGTGGACAATCTATATTAAAGGATGCGTGTTTGTACATAGTTGTATAATGTGAATGTAATTTTGCTTTGAACAATTCAGCCTCATTAAGggcaaaatattaatacattttattattatttcataataaaataaaaaaatgttcttttaaagtaaTTGTCTTATGAATTGTGGGAGAACCTCGGACCATTATATCTGAATGGATCAAGCGATGTGCGCagtttattacttataaatcgTTGCAGAAGTGCGGCGGAGGTCTCCCTCGGGGAGGTCTCCCTCGTTTCGGCGATTGGCCCACTACTTGAATGGAATGTCCCTGTGAGATTTGACAGAATTGTTATACAGTCTTgtgatatgagaacattaaaggtTCTAGTGATGCTGTCTGAAAACAGCCACGACAATGAGGTTTCttcatgtttagttttttttttttttttttttaactacaaattttatagtttattattacttaggttactgtttattttaaaagccaTATAACCATGGTAATGAGGACCATGGTTTTACTTGTGACCACTATCCTACTAATACTAGTCAGCTAAACATGGATTGGTAACGTTCTACaaaatcatcttttgtgttcaacagaagaaagtcgtttggaacgacatgagggtgagaaaatgatgacagaatttattagCAGTAACTTTCCAGCAGTCTAGCTCAAAATCAATGCTTTGTTGTCAATTGCTTTTctatgtgacaaaaatgcattattaagttTGTTGCATTTGTTGTGAATTCAGTAATATCAGTATTTGTTTCTGTCcggtcttatttatttatttatttactccaaTTGAAGGCCCTATGACCCTTCAAAACATTCAAGGGGGAATTTGTGGGATGGATGGGCTCGATTTTGTCCAGTCAAAAACATCAACACCAACCACACCCAACACACCATATCACAATTTAACATCTCAACACATTACCAAACCACACCCAACTTCACTTAAAGTGATCCCAAGGCGTCCCACGTGTCAGTGTCAGTGTTGGAGGGAGATATGCTTTATATACTAATCTACCTGAAATACAGAAAGCTGATCTGATACTGTGGACGTTTGGATCTGACAGCACTCAAATAGTTCAAAACAACAGAACAGCCAATAAGATCTCATATGATaatgttcttgatgggagattcagagacagactgaaggtggacaatcaaactggatctctgaccatcacagacaccAGAACTGAACATGCTGGACTTTTACAGATCATTGATGGCAAAGAGGTCCTGCCCAAGaaattcagtattattatttctGGTGAGTAGTTTTCGAGATGCATTCAGTTTGGTTCCATTGCATCACATTATGTATCCATTATAGACTTTTTTCCCAGCtcatctgcctgttcctgtcatcagcagaaaCTCTTCTCAGTGTCCTTCACCATCAGGATCATCAGTGTCCAGATGTGTGctgctgtgttcagtggtgaatgtgggtcatgtgactctacTTACTTATGGGCATTTGGAAATAGTTTGAAATGAATGTGCAAACTGTTAACCTGTGAAAAGTAACATAACAAAGGGTTTCTTTTGACTACACAACAACaacttttttgttcttctttaatAATACCACCAATGAAACAACATGCCATCAACTAACATCTATCcttcctgttgaaaaaaaaaaaaaaaacatttcatcatcTTTTTTCTGCTCTCTAGTGGACAGTCTGTATTAAACGAGGTGTGTTTGAAATAGTTGTATAACGTGAATGAGAAGCTGCAGTTTTGGTTTGAGCATAATTTCAGCCTCATTAAggacaaaatatgaattaattgtattactatataataataataataataaatgttcttttaaagtaaTTGACCTATGCTATATAGGTCATATTATATAGGATAGTAGCTTATACAATGCTAACACGGATTTGCTGTAAAATTCGTAAATGTTAACTGTATATGGTGAGGTGACTTACAGTTAGGCCTAACTTATTAATAGGATTCTACGGTTTTTGTTCATTTCCcgctaaaattattattatttttaaaaagaatacaagaaaaaaaaagtttgacctTGAACTTTGACCTAGTGGTGGCACTTGCACACTTTCTGACACATTCATTTACTGTCTGCTCATACCagctttaataaaacattttaatatttagttctGACATGCTGGTGCGGGTGTTTTCTGCTGGATCTGATCAGATGGATCCGGTTCTGACGTGTTTCATATATGACAGTTTTCATGGAATGCGCGCATTCGGAAGTTCCAACTTCCTTATTTTTAGAAAGTCCGAGTTACTTTTCCCGTCACATGAATAGACAAGCATGATTTTAGCGTTTCAGTTGTAGAACAGTTACATATTAATCTGAAGTTTAAAGTGAAATAACGTTAATACTAATCGTCGATATCAGCTTGAGGTTTAGCTCGTTCTGAAATGACCCCGAATGTACTTTGAACGCTTTGAGACTCAACGAAgcaatttaacaacaacaatggACACCTTTATTCTCTCGTCTTTTACTCCCATTTACAGAATTATTCAAATAGTTGTTATCATTTTAGTCCCGTTACATTTGGAGGGTGAGTAGATTCATGCAGTTtcaatattttcactttcactttacatATTTCAACGAAATATCTGAAAGTTATTTGAATATAGGCCTAATTTTATGCAATTTCGTATTGcatataatttatacaaatatcaAGCCACTATTTATCAATTTACAATTCATTTACATACAATTCATATTTTGAGAGGCTTCAATTCAGAAAATGTCTCATGATTGAAAATAAGAAAACTCTAATCAAAAGCCTGCAATTCATGTGTTTAggaccaaatattaaaaatgtggtatatatatatatatatatatatatatatatataaataaacaaataaataataaataaataaataaatatatataaattaatgtggTTTTGGACCTGTAAAGACTTATAAGACTGTAAAGAACAGTATCattggatttaaagggatagttcactcaaaaatgaaaatatagacatttactcaccctggtgTATTTCCTAACCCGTTCATTCTTCTGAAAAGATGTTAGACAGACTATCCACATCACATTTATAAGTCTATAATGAGATATTCAACTTAAATCTCTGTTAGAGAAAGTTCTTTGTATCTAtttgttcatcaggtgtgtttggtgttgatgtgaagtcagtgatggagggagattctgttactCTACAAACTGgtgttactgaaatacagaaaGCTGATCTGATAACATGGACATTTGGACCTGAAAACACTCGTATAGCTCAGATCAACAGATTGATTAATAAGATCTCATAttatgatgttcttgatgggagattcagagacagactgcagctggatcATCAAAcaggatctctgaccatcacaaacaccacaactgaacacactggactctatGGATTTTTACAGATCATTGGCGGAAAACAGGTTACACCCAAGAAATTCAGTGTTACTGTTTCTGGTGAGTAGTTTTGTGGCTGCATGCAAATTTGGTAACTTTTCTTCTGAATCCATTCTCCAGATATAactccattttattatgactTTGAATTTAGGTTGAAACCAAACAGGTTGTTAATCAATTTCTAATTATTATACTTCTGACATTTGATCAActcttttctttatattttactcGTTCATTAGGTCAGAGTATATCAAGTCGCCCGTTTTACGTGTACCTCACAAACTCTTCAGTCCTATCattagtcagaggttatgactaactATTTAATAGACCGCCTCAtgcttgtcattttttaaatagtggGTTCTGTTTAGGGAAGAAAGGGTATGAAAAGGAACTGATGCATATGTGAGAGATACGTTTTCCCACATcttctctcagtgagatgtggaaacagatgTCTGTATGTTAATACAAGCTTTAATACAAAAGGGGGGTCTGTAAATCTTAGAAAAGGGGGACAGGACATGTCTAACATCAAGGTCCAAACTGCATCAGGGTTGTTTTATTGTGACATTtacatgaagatttttttttttattctgtcatgtttccagctcgtctgtctgttcctgtcatcagcagaaaCTCTTCACAATGTTCCTCATCCtcatattgttcattggtgtgttcagtggtgaatgtgggtcatgtgactctctccctCCTGGTACAAAGGGAAAACAGGTTTTATTGTCCATCGATCAGTGTGtggatctcagcatcagtctctctctacctcgggaggtggaatatcaggataaaaaaaaaaacagctacagctgtgtgatcaaaaaacaatcccatcagcaaccagactcaacatctggacatcactcaactctgtcacacatgttcaggtccGCAGCGTggatatctttatatttatttacttagctGGTCTCTGTTGGTCATGctcatacagtaggtagacatccaaaacgtcacttctaccgccgctcgtaccgccgccgcggcgtctggaAAGTGCATATTTGCCAGCTTTTGAcacgctgagtggcgctttacatcacaagttttcaaacaagcgcatcaaagcacattttcgcaaatagatagacgtcagttttgcctcgctgatgtgttacattttgaCGGTGCAGTcagggaaaaatgaaagaaaaaaaaacacttatagttaaaatattttaatattcacagatgaaagtttggtgattatgaagttatgtgcatttctagACGAATTCCAAGccagcaggataaatgtcaagcctgtgcctgagcctgtgcgtaattttctctaagctacacagtattacaccatattttagatagATTTGAAACATGTAATAGGTGTGCAgtcttatttattataatatgaattatgtattattttttcaaaagaaaagaaattggTTTACTTTGGCATCAGAGCAATTAAAAGTGGCTATTTTTTAGTGAGCTAGGGCTacatggatctatatgcaaaaATGATGTCAATatttctcatatattaggccctatattttaattctatattttaaaattcctttaataaaacaacacatgcaTTTTGGTTAtgcgttacctgtcctttattttgacagacaactttcTTGGGAAAAACATATTTGTCtcgtaagaaattgttgcgtgttttataaattattttctttattttagtttaaaaaacgtGAGTGCGgccactgtataatttcgttcccattatttaggcctaattcaaaaaacaagaaacgaataatttaaacctgcacgatttagctaaatcattgaaattctaaagaatggacggattaataaaacttccTCACGAGTTCAACGCAAGTTCTCCTCatttataatcaccaaagtgcaaatgaatgtaaaaaagagcttcattaatagacacacttcagtgattttaaagggggagccgccgttacttgcttacatagaatttaagttaaaaaaaaaaattaaatgcagcgcgcatttaaatgcatgttattgtaaaattgtctgcgtgcaagagagtgatgctgagtgcatgcgcagcatttattcttatttgttttatcttcattacaaatcttgtttggttttattttgcgataaattgcctgtaaaaaataatttacgttgtaatggcacatgcaaaatgtgaataattattcatattaagtgtttgtggcgaaaattattaatgcgcatgcaggacaaggaggcgccctctagatcacttgaattttttcctgataatgaattaacttaccCCAATTGGCGGGTCTcaacatacatgataaatatatctacagaaagcttgaaaatgtcttttaaacaaatcatttcagaacggaaaagcattatgtaatctgtgaaggttgtatttctctttaaatgcgcgttcatgtggagagagtcagcactgtgaatctcatcttgcagccgacaagaaaaaatttgtttattaataaataattaaaatgtctcctttttttacaatgATTGGGTActttctgcctgtgctttgggggcaaacttaatgcatgtgcttgagcgcgaaataatTAAGGctaattattatggattatagattaaatgtagtataatcctgcgattagttgaataatgacaaatgaacgactagtaactagaaaaatctgcTTACATGGGAGgcaatagcctctagacatcttctgttaaagtttttaaagcattttatatatacGTTTGCATAAAtccctccatcagctgctcccgcttcacagcgagcggacTCGCGCGCTAACTgaccagcttcaaagtccgcaagtagcaagacagaaaaaacattcactctacctggaggaagacgtatttcattgtaaattaatgctgttaaatagagagttaaatatcgagagagagagagagagggagagagctgagagagagagagagagagagagcgagagagagaaagaaagaaagaaaaaaaaaaaacccgtgttggctattcctaaacttggagctcattattgaagtgacaaatccaaacaccagaagcaaactctctcagtgttctttcattgaaaagtcattttgtgttattcacaggctatatggttgaaataatattttagttcaaaactttaagtgccattgtttaaaaataacattgttataaaaatgctttattggctaacgtttctagaccttcagttgttatgctttaaaatcccataacatttgtaatttcacagtattttcacctcctaaatcactaacctttaaagtcacaattctataacggtcaaatttactcaggccgatgggcacttttaatgacattatttttttttttacactgttttttagaataattgtagcctacataataggtgaagcaaaacaaatatgaataatatttggatcgtcccttattttttcccttattttcttaaagaataaacacttattttctacaagaataaacatgataacatattattaattcatagaaataatttaaacaattaaaacctgataacatattattaattcatagaaataatttaagcatttaaaacctttttttttaaaaacttgaacttcaatactattaaactgactttaaaatctcaaggagtttataagttaaaaagggtaaaatgtcacagtgcatgttaaatagcctaaatgaacttgtgttaacaatataattagaactaacaatataataccgattttttttttttttttttttaatgaacaattcctgtataaaaatgggacagcaaacctttatatcaaacaacatttttaaatcgtccacagtgagcaacgcgcgaggcaggttgagcgtgcgaagtgaatgtgctgcacaaagtcattttcagatgcaatgaaaataaaaaaaattaaaaacactggatagcctagattaggcccagactctggttcctaagtatataataattataattaccccacagtaacaaattttaaccgattaatcgcctattttcgtttgctgcatgtttatttatttatttatttatttattttttaaaacaggctaaaaaaattaattaagtttgtgagaggaaaaaaaatatatataagtcacgtataagttgcattttattacattcagaaataataacggctggatggcctaatgtgccaacaggatatttttagttctcttcactttacaacaaatcctttaaatgtaacaaatttatcagaacagaacaataattacaaatatataattccaattcaaaaataaaattgcagtatataataatataggcttaactataaacaaacaaaacaaaaaataaatgataataatttaaagcgaaccataaggtaaggttgggctctcattcgggagaaatccaaacgtttccatattcgtgatgttgcctatttcaagctcaactattattcattaggaaaaaaaaaaaaaaaaaactaggctttgtagttcacgcgtgtttcagtatcgacggaaaaaaaaaaaaaaaaaaaaaaaaaaaaaaaaaaaaacaaaaaaaaaaaaactcataattaacaaaaatatgccaaagtggaccgctgctcgcgctggATGGCACGGTGAACAGCTAccgtttccaatgaatgtgcgcgaggcaccagcgcgatcaaacagctgaaacagaaaatacaaaatttttggtcacacagtaaaggcataattcaaaaatgcaaagtgttagcagtttgaaataacagaattaatcataattattgctaaatgctggaccgttctcatttctatctgcaaatggaacctgaaggattttttttttttaaaccaagaatgaaccgaaatgaaaacatttagctttttatccgtatatataggccttatatttaatgactgtttaataacaatagcaagcataagatcctttgtgtaaaggtcttcttttaatttttgatgagtagactgtagcccaagactatcctacattttgaaattaactcactgtacattttttaatgttttttttttaaagatggtacaatgttatatcataatgttattgttgttttccctcctccttttatctcattttacaattacattcagttcgcaatccgtccctttgcgccacctggtggtagtttcgcgaatgaatttaacacacgactgacttgcagttaacgccgcggccctgcggcggcggtacgcgcggcggcattactcattttggttgtctaccatctgtataccTGAACAGCAATCTCTTAGAGGCCGTTTACACATAACACTTCTTTGCGCCTAAAAACGTGAGACGCAGCgcttaatggttttttaaaaagcacagcgCAGAATCTCATCCGCCATtttgctgtaaaacaaaaaagttacaaCACTAACTTGATAATGTACACAAACGCTCGCAACCCTTGCCCTGCCTCAAGGGTTTTCTGATTGATTACTGATTGATTACACTGTGTGTAAAAGTTGAGATTCTTTTTAGACGGACATGACAACAGCCACAAGCTCTACAGCCCTACAGGTCCATCTagagcatgtttacatagaaaaacaatggaaacgTAGCACATCTGaaacgtgttctgtgtgaacggcctgTTACTGATTCAGTTTGGTTAATGATAGATATCTCTCTTTCCATTATAGCATCAGGTTCGTCCACAGGTCATATAGCTGTGGTTTGCTTTAGTGCTCTGGCTGTGGTTGCAGTTTTCTGTGGTATTTTCTATTACTATCACCACAGGAGGTCCACACAAGAAGCTAATCAAGGTACTTGTTACCTGTAAATATGCAGCAGAAAAATATGAGTTTTATTGTGCAAAACTCAGTTTTGTTAAAAAGGATTAATGTATTTCTACTTCATTCCTGTaattaagtgattattttttatttaggccAACCTGATGGAGAAGAACACATTGGGTTGACTAATGGTGAGAGACTATTTATAACTcttgtgtttatatgtgtttgaTGTGGCTTCATTCTGTCCACTGACACAGTGGTAACTCATAGTGTTAACTCTACAGTAACAACATTAAAGGGCTTCAATGaactgttattattgttaatgtgtaGTAAATGGGAACACTGGGGACACTGATCGACCAAACAGTGGTAAGATATTGTATGAATATCTTTGCTTGTTTGTGttcatattagtttttattttggtttagtttttttagttttttttttacttttttcagcaGGTGCAGAAACACCTGATCAGgagaaacattcaaaaaacagTAAGTTACTGTACAACTAATCAATTTTAAGGTTCCCAACTGACTTAGTTCGTCTGATATGAATACAAAGATACTACTGCTGTAAACATGAACTTTTATTCATTGTGCAAAGCAACTTAAATTGTTTATCCTAAGTAGGGATgcttatttacaaaactattaaAGCTCAGCTATTAAAGGCACAAAAGTACAACAATGACAAAACCTGAGGTAAACCAATGGataggcaaattttttttttcctttttccccttaaacaattcaacataaaatattaaagaggAAAAATATGATCAAAACTATTTTATCCAGCATTTAGAatttctggaaaaagaaaataataataataccccccccccccccccccccccccccccacatgccATTCAACATTTAATTTCCAAGATCTAGAAAATCTTGTTTTTCTGAAGTTcttctaaaacataaaatgacatgaatatacataaaaaaagcaaaaacgatgtttgttcttaaaaaaaatgttttgaatgatttgATATACAACTTagctttatgcaatatgtgtgtgtaaaatttacATAAACTGGTTTTCCCATTAAACACAATGTTATCTAAAAACTTTATCTAATTTGCAAATTAATATGCTGTTGGGACAGCATggtgaaaaaaagaagtgtaataatgggagtaataattggccAGATTTTTGGTATCTCAAACATTTGGTATCTCTAAAAAAAGCCCTGAATGCTAAATGCTATATTGACAATAACTCCAAAGCTGGGTCTCAGGAGGATATTCAAACTGCAGAGTTCAAACTATAACCGTCAGCATCAGCTGGATTTATCAAAGTTAGTCTCAATGACTGAAATCAGGAAAATAAGTAGAAAGAGATTTGTTGAAAAAGACTTGGTAAGTTTATCTCTGTCTTTTGTCCAGGTGATTTTATCGTGAAAGATGAAATTAAGTTGATGAAA
Protein-coding sequences here:
- the LOC122141469 gene encoding uncharacterized protein LOC122141469 is translated as MTTATSSTALQVHLEHVYIEKQWKPSGSSTGHIAVVCFSALAVVAVFCGIFYYYHHRRSTQEANQGQPDGEEHIGLTNVNGNTGDTDRPNSAGAETPDQEKHSKNSDFIVKDEIKLMKTMRGQSVTLHTDLTEIEENELIWWKFADSSVNKEAEFSVIAKWDKTNNKENLCNEERFRDRLHLHHNTGSLTITNITDEHYGNKKLKKNI